From Haloglomus litoreum, the proteins below share one genomic window:
- a CDS encoding alkyl sulfatase dimerization domain-containing protein: MSQKAANAVPIFDIDNFGAGVEVTEVAEDTYQCTSFANCTAFETVEGLVLVDTGLAALSEHVASELRAHTDAPVHTVVYTHGHADHAYGLDEFLLDGQAPPTVIAHEAMADRFDRYARTKEYNQVINGRQLSADPGAAEYHDLWSDDIFDWPEHPPTTWYSDDLTLTVGDTTFELHHARGETDDATWLYCPDRDVLCSGDLVTASAPNAGNPQKVQRYPWDWADALREMAALGAGTLLPGHGQPIADDPEAVERRLLGCADYLDTIVDRTLEALNDGAPPHVDIVREVDLPEPEEPWLQSEYDCGEFIARSVIRYYGGWWTGRPSELKPARRAALAAEVADLAGDAETLASRAEALMDEGEERLACHLADYALEAAPEDEAVQTAVASVYDERAEAAEDMMSANIFASAVLYANEGRLFR, encoded by the coding sequence ATGTCGCAGAAGGCAGCGAACGCGGTCCCGATATTCGACATCGACAACTTCGGCGCGGGCGTCGAGGTCACAGAGGTCGCCGAGGACACCTACCAGTGCACGTCCTTCGCGAACTGTACGGCGTTCGAGACGGTCGAGGGGCTGGTCCTGGTCGACACCGGCCTGGCCGCGCTCTCGGAGCACGTGGCGTCGGAGCTCCGAGCGCACACCGACGCGCCGGTCCATACGGTCGTCTACACCCACGGGCACGCCGACCACGCCTACGGGCTCGACGAGTTCCTCCTCGACGGACAGGCGCCGCCGACCGTCATCGCCCACGAGGCGATGGCCGACCGGTTCGACCGCTACGCGCGGACGAAGGAGTACAACCAGGTGATCAACGGCCGGCAGCTCTCTGCCGACCCTGGCGCCGCGGAGTACCACGACCTCTGGAGCGACGACATCTTCGACTGGCCGGAACACCCGCCGACGACGTGGTACAGCGACGACCTCACCCTCACGGTCGGGGACACCACGTTCGAACTCCACCACGCCCGCGGCGAGACGGACGACGCGACGTGGCTCTACTGTCCCGACCGGGACGTGCTCTGCTCGGGCGACCTCGTCACCGCCTCCGCACCGAACGCCGGGAACCCACAGAAGGTCCAGCGCTACCCGTGGGACTGGGCCGACGCCCTCCGCGAGATGGCCGCTCTCGGCGCCGGAACGCTCCTGCCGGGCCACGGCCAGCCGATCGCCGATGACCCCGAGGCGGTCGAACGTCGGCTCCTCGGCTGTGCGGACTACCTCGACACCATCGTCGACCGGACGCTCGAGGCACTCAACGACGGCGCGCCGCCGCACGTCGACATCGTCCGCGAGGTCGACCTGCCGGAGCCGGAGGAACCCTGGCTCCAGTCGGAGTACGACTGCGGCGAGTTCATCGCGCGGAGCGTCATCCGGTACTACGGCGGCTGGTGGACCGGCCGGCCGAGCGAACTCAAGCCGGCGCGCCGCGCCGCGCTGGCTGCGGAGGTCGCCGACCTCGCGGGCGACGCCGAGACGCTGGCGTCGCGGGCAGAGGCGCTAATGGACGAGGGCGAAGAGCGGCTGGCCTGCCACCTCGCGGACTACGCGCTGGAGGCCGCGCCGGAGGACGAGGCGGTTCAGACGGCGGTGGCCAGCGTCTACGACGAGCGCGCGGAAGCCGCCGAGGACATGATGTCGGCCAACATCTTCGCGTCGGCGGTCCTCTACGCGAACGAGGGCCGGTTGTTCCGCTGA
- a CDS encoding aldehyde ferredoxin oxidoreductase family protein: MTDLGGFQDHVARVDLTSGDVQYESVDDEDAKKYIGARGLGVKYVFDQGPDVDPLGEDNLLAFMNGPLTGTQVTMSGRIAICTKSPLTGTVTDSHHGGWSGARLKWAGFDGLLFEGRADEPVYAFVEDGEVSLHDASDLWGKGVHDTMEALEERHEGAYGKNLSTMAIGEGGENEVKYACIMNEDDRASGRGGTGCVMGNKNLKAVVVKSTTKMPKPADPETFKKGHQQAMQLIQESEVTGPNEGGLSLYGTNVLMNATEEMSGLPARNAKYTSTSDARDDGFGGDDYDSERVSGENVRENILVDEPTCHSCPVACKKEVEVDVMHKGEELNVRTESYEYESAWALGPNSGHTERDEIALMLQRCNDHGLDTIDAGNTMAMAMEMTEEGKLDGLGDGIDWGDTEEMVEMLTKVATRETDLADHLAEGPNHLAEEFDAHGNSLAVKGQSMAAYDPRCMKGMGIGYATSNRGACHLRAYTPSAEILGIPEKVDPYEWRGKGELAATFQDMHAISDSFDICKFNAFAEGVEEYVLQYNGMTGLDVGEEEIMQAGERVYNLERYYNNLNGFDGEDDSLPDRFLPDNPGSIPGQGASEGEVCELEQMKEEYYEHRGWVDGVVPDEKLDELDIDIGPGTGVSAGSGAAAPGDD; this comes from the coding sequence ATGACAGATCTCGGCGGATTCCAGGACCACGTCGCCCGCGTGGACCTCACGAGTGGGGACGTACAGTATGAGAGCGTCGACGACGAGGACGCGAAGAAGTACATCGGCGCGCGCGGCCTCGGTGTGAAGTACGTCTTCGACCAGGGGCCCGACGTGGACCCGCTGGGCGAGGACAACCTCCTCGCGTTCATGAACGGTCCGCTCACGGGAACGCAGGTGACGATGTCCGGGCGCATCGCCATCTGCACGAAGTCCCCGCTGACGGGCACCGTCACGGATAGCCACCACGGCGGCTGGTCCGGGGCGCGACTCAAGTGGGCGGGCTTCGACGGCCTCCTCTTCGAGGGCCGCGCCGACGAGCCGGTGTACGCCTTCGTCGAGGATGGCGAGGTCAGCCTCCACGATGCCTCCGACCTCTGGGGGAAGGGCGTCCACGACACGATGGAGGCCCTGGAGGAGCGCCACGAGGGTGCCTACGGCAAGAACCTCTCGACGATGGCCATCGGGGAGGGCGGGGAGAACGAGGTGAAATACGCCTGCATCATGAACGAGGACGACCGCGCCTCGGGCCGGGGCGGGACCGGCTGCGTGATGGGCAACAAGAACCTCAAAGCGGTGGTCGTGAAGTCGACGACGAAGATGCCGAAGCCGGCGGACCCGGAGACGTTCAAGAAGGGCCACCAGCAGGCGATGCAGCTCATCCAGGAGTCCGAGGTGACGGGCCCGAACGAGGGCGGCCTCTCGCTGTACGGGACGAACGTCCTGATGAACGCGACCGAGGAGATGTCCGGGCTCCCGGCACGCAACGCGAAGTACACGTCCACGAGTGACGCTCGCGACGACGGGTTCGGCGGCGACGACTACGACTCCGAACGCGTCTCCGGCGAGAACGTCCGCGAGAACATCCTCGTCGACGAGCCGACCTGTCACTCCTGCCCGGTCGCCTGCAAGAAGGAGGTCGAGGTCGACGTGATGCACAAGGGCGAGGAGCTGAACGTCCGCACCGAGTCCTACGAGTACGAGTCGGCGTGGGCGCTGGGCCCGAACTCCGGACACACCGAGCGCGACGAGATCGCGCTCATGCTCCAGCGCTGCAACGACCACGGCCTCGACACCATCGACGCGGGCAACACGATGGCGATGGCCATGGAGATGACCGAGGAGGGCAAGCTCGACGGCCTCGGCGACGGCATCGACTGGGGCGACACCGAGGAGATGGTCGAGATGCTGACGAAGGTCGCGACCCGCGAGACCGACCTCGCGGACCACCTCGCCGAGGGGCCGAACCACCTCGCCGAGGAGTTCGACGCCCACGGCAACTCGCTGGCCGTCAAGGGCCAGTCGATGGCCGCCTACGACCCGCGCTGCATGAAGGGGATGGGCATCGGCTACGCCACCTCGAACCGCGGCGCGTGCCACCTGCGGGCCTACACCCCGTCGGCGGAGATCCTCGGCATCCCCGAGAAGGTCGACCCCTACGAGTGGCGGGGCAAGGGCGAGCTGGCGGCGACCTTCCAGGATATGCACGCCATCTCGGACTCGTTCGACATCTGCAAGTTCAACGCGTTCGCGGAGGGCGTCGAGGAGTACGTCCTCCAGTACAACGGGATGACCGGCCTCGACGTCGGTGAGGAGGAGATCATGCAGGCCGGCGAGCGCGTCTACAACCTCGAGCGCTACTACAACAACCTCAACGGCTTCGACGGCGAGGACGACTCGCTGCCGGACCGATTCCTGCCGGACAACCCCGGTTCCATCCCTGGACAGGGCGCCTCCGAGGGCGAGGTCTGTGAACTCGAGCAGATGAAGGAGGAGTACTACGAGCACCGCGGCTGGGTCGACGGCGTCGTCCCCGACGAGAAGCTGGACGAGCTGGATATCGACATCGGCCCCGGCACGGGCGTCTCCGCGGGCAGCGGTGCGGCCGCGCCTGGCGACGACTGA
- a CDS encoding VanZ family protein translates to MTGSSPVARAVRRIRLLCPLAWAGFVLFASVVEPSGGPPAPSVLGLPGDKVLHGLTYAALAAAVAVGLATPRIRDAAAAPLGRRPVRRVAAVAVLVATAYGLAIEGVQYPIPYRTFDLLDAAANAVGAVVGAACWVAGVLVRRRVGR, encoded by the coding sequence GTGACCGGTTCCAGCCCCGTAGCGCGCGCGGTCCGGCGGATCCGTCTGCTGTGCCCGCTGGCGTGGGCCGGGTTCGTCCTGTTCGCGAGCGTCGTGGAGCCGAGCGGTGGGCCGCCGGCCCCGTCGGTTCTCGGGCTCCCCGGCGACAAGGTGCTCCACGGGCTCACGTACGCGGCGCTCGCGGCCGCCGTCGCCGTCGGTCTCGCGACGCCGCGGATTCGCGACGCAGCCGCGGCCCCCCTCGGTCGGCGACCGGTCCGGCGGGTGGCCGCGGTCGCCGTCCTCGTGGCGACCGCCTACGGCCTGGCCATCGAGGGCGTCCAGTACCCCATCCCCTACCGGACGTTCGACCTGCTCGACGCCGCCGCCAACGCCGTCGGGGCGGTCGTCGGTGCCGCGTGCTGGGTCGCGGGCGTACTCGTCCGCCGTCGGGTCGGCCGCTGA
- a CDS encoding archaeosine biosynthesis radical SAM protein RaSEA, whose protein sequence is MSTDEPSPEVYESGRGMDAHNEAMREIRARRDETYDPREPTRVWLDEDNTPDGTRQSLTIILNTGGCRWARAGGCTMCGYVAESVEGGSVSHEDLMAQVEKCLEHEADNADDPAPLIKIYTSGSFLDEREVPGETRAAIAETFGDRERMVVESLPDFVEAERLADFTEQGLETDVAIGLETATDRVRHDCVNKYFDFADFEAACAEAREADAGVKAYLLMKPPFLSESEALADMRSSVRRCASVDGCHTVSMNPCNVQRYTMVEDLFHDGGYRPPWLWSVADVLESTADADAIVVSDPVGHGSDRGPHNCGECDDRVQTAIKDFDLRQDPSVFEQVSCECELTWEAVLERERSFGMPLAR, encoded by the coding sequence ATGAGTACGGACGAGCCGAGCCCGGAGGTCTACGAGTCGGGCCGCGGGATGGACGCGCACAACGAGGCCATGCGCGAAATCCGCGCCCGCCGCGACGAGACCTACGACCCCCGCGAGCCGACCCGGGTCTGGCTCGACGAGGACAACACCCCAGACGGGACCCGGCAGTCCCTGACCATCATCCTCAACACGGGCGGCTGTCGCTGGGCCCGCGCCGGGGGCTGTACGATGTGTGGCTACGTCGCCGAATCCGTCGAGGGCGGCAGCGTCAGCCACGAGGACCTCATGGCCCAGGTCGAGAAGTGCCTGGAGCACGAGGCCGACAATGCCGACGACCCGGCGCCGCTCATCAAGATCTACACCTCCGGCTCCTTCCTCGACGAGCGCGAGGTGCCCGGCGAGACCCGCGCCGCCATCGCCGAGACGTTCGGTGACCGCGAGCGGATGGTCGTCGAGTCGCTCCCCGATTTCGTCGAGGCCGAGCGCCTCGCGGACTTCACCGAGCAGGGCCTGGAGACGGACGTGGCCATCGGCCTGGAGACCGCCACCGACCGCGTCCGCCACGACTGTGTGAACAAGTACTTCGACTTCGCCGACTTCGAGGCCGCGTGCGCTGAGGCGCGCGAGGCCGACGCCGGCGTGAAGGCCTACCTCCTCATGAAGCCGCCCTTCCTCTCGGAGTCGGAGGCACTGGCGGACATGAGATCGAGTGTCCGGCGCTGTGCGTCGGTCGACGGCTGCCACACCGTCTCGATGAACCCCTGCAACGTCCAGCGCTACACGATGGTCGAGGACCTCTTCCACGACGGCGGCTACCGGCCGCCGTGGCTCTGGTCGGTCGCGGATGTGCTGGAGTCGACGGCGGACGCCGACGCCATCGTCGTCTCGGACCCCGTCGGCCACGGCTCGGACCGGGGCCCGCACAACTGCGGCGAGTGCGACGACCGCGTCCAGACCGCCATCAAGGACTTCGACCTCCGGCAGGACCCCTCGGTGTTCGAGCAGGTGTCCTGCGAGTGCGAGCTGACGTGGGAGGCCGTCCTCGAGCGCGAGCGGAGCTTCGGGATGCCGCTCGCACGATAG
- a CDS encoding 2Fe-2S iron-sulfur cluster-binding protein, translating to MVDALAVALGATLALLVVGIHFSKGTEKAIPDDIAQEVTERRAAQVPETDFAEPMNRSIGGGGAVAAVGGAEGEAAGELGDEEEEVDPSEDPSVIPDDEAEVFDVEYVKEGETVEVKENETLLEAGEDEGWDLPYACREGQCVSCAGHVTNGAADDYVIHSNNEMLGQEELDDGYVLTCVAHPTDDLSLETGETP from the coding sequence ATGGTCGATGCACTCGCCGTCGCGCTGGGGGCGACGCTGGCCCTGCTCGTGGTCGGCATCCACTTCTCCAAGGGGACGGAGAAGGCCATCCCCGACGACATCGCACAGGAGGTCACCGAGCGGCGGGCCGCGCAGGTGCCCGAGACGGACTTCGCGGAACCGATGAACCGCTCCATCGGTGGCGGCGGCGCCGTCGCCGCGGTCGGTGGCGCCGAGGGCGAGGCCGCCGGCGAACTCGGCGACGAGGAAGAGGAGGTCGACCCCTCTGAGGACCCCTCGGTCATCCCGGACGACGAGGCCGAGGTCTTCGACGTCGAGTACGTCAAGGAGGGCGAGACGGTCGAGGTCAAGGAGAACGAGACCCTGCTCGAGGCCGGCGAGGACGAGGGCTGGGACCTCCCCTACGCCTGCCGCGAGGGCCAGTGTGTCTCCTGTGCGGGCCACGTCACGAACGGCGCCGCGGACGACTACGTCATCCACTCCAACAACGAGATGCTGGGTCAGGAGGAGCTCGACGACGGCTACGTGCTCACCTGCGTCGCTCACCCGACGGACGACCTCTCGCTCGAGACGGGCGAGACGCCCTGA
- a CDS encoding decarboxylating 6-phosphogluconate dehydrogenase, with protein sequence MELGVIGLGRMGRIVVDRVLARDHDVVAFDVDPEAVADAADAGAEPADSVADLAERLGDEKRIWLMVPAGDAVDAALDDLEPHLSGEDVVVDGGNSHFEDSVRRAEATEAAYLDCGTSGGPAGAELGFSLMVGGPAWAYDELEPVFDAVATGPAGHDRMGRSGAGHYVKMVHNGVEYALMQAYGEGFELLHEGRYDLDMESVARTWNNGAVIRSWLLELCEEAFREEGSDLGDVADHVAGGSTGTWTVQEALAQEVPMPLVYAALSERFNSRATGHGEGRFSRRLANRLRYGFGRHEIARQGE encoded by the coding sequence ATGGAACTTGGCGTCATCGGACTCGGTCGGATGGGGCGTATCGTGGTCGATAGGGTACTCGCTCGGGACCACGACGTGGTCGCGTTCGACGTGGACCCCGAGGCGGTGGCGGACGCGGCCGACGCCGGCGCGGAGCCGGCCGACTCGGTCGCGGACCTCGCCGAGCGACTCGGCGACGAGAAGCGCATCTGGCTGATGGTGCCCGCGGGCGACGCCGTCGACGCCGCGCTGGACGACCTCGAACCGCACCTGAGCGGGGAGGATGTCGTCGTCGACGGGGGGAACTCTCACTTCGAGGACTCCGTGCGACGGGCGGAGGCGACCGAGGCGGCGTATCTGGACTGTGGCACGTCGGGCGGGCCCGCGGGGGCCGAACTCGGCTTCTCGCTGATGGTCGGTGGGCCGGCGTGGGCCTACGACGAGCTGGAGCCCGTCTTCGACGCCGTCGCGACCGGGCCGGCGGGCCACGACCGGATGGGTCGCTCCGGCGCGGGCCACTACGTGAAGATGGTCCACAACGGCGTCGAGTACGCGCTGATGCAGGCGTACGGCGAGGGCTTCGAACTGCTCCACGAGGGGCGCTACGACCTGGACATGGAGTCGGTCGCGCGCACCTGGAACAACGGCGCGGTCATCCGGTCGTGGCTGCTCGAGCTGTGCGAGGAGGCCTTCCGCGAGGAGGGGAGCGACCTCGGAGACGTGGCCGACCACGTCGCGGGCGGCTCGACCGGCACCTGGACGGTGCAGGAGGCGCTGGCCCAGGAGGTGCCGATGCCGCTGGTGTACGCGGCGCTCTCCGAGCGGTTCAACTCGCGGGCGACGGGCCACGGCGAGGGGCGGTTCTCCCGGCGGCTCGCCAACCGGCTCCGGTACGGCTTCGGCCGCCACGAGATCGCGCGGCAGGGGGAGTAG
- a CDS encoding alpha/beta hydrolase family protein has translation MDDHGEAADGAGRSRRSVLRSAGAAAAGMVTLAGTASAAEDAGHTEPTYPSVAWFQREQRNYAKTQEAPREQATDPAFQQHWQAQSARNLADFRTRTVEEPRWNSGGNLCKEYAEQCVGDPFSYEAGTTYGDRHTYDGIERRRVAFHDSGLDSDAGGARLSGWVWAPADSEPGDDLPGVVITNGSVQASQTLYWWFADTLVANGYVVMTYDPRGQGRSDTTTPDGTRGTNADPTVFVTNQVDAIDLFRATPTNRYPHNTETPTEVPAPIAEYNPFHERLDRDRLGIVGHSLGATGVSVVQGISDADWPGAIDDHNPVDAAVAWDNLADPDEQLAGASGDTLAGFGVTPRVPAMGQSGDYYLTPQPKTEPPEADAKTGGLEAWRDAGVDSYQVNVRGGTHYEWSLIPTFPATSWEFGNPMADHYSLAWLDRYLKRPDEQGYHSADDRLLQDDKWRDRLSFYYRSARDFTTRSKQVRNCRDIRAGCDGATPPGQE, from the coding sequence ATGGACGACCACGGCGAGGCGGCCGACGGGGCGGGGCGCTCCAGACGGAGCGTCCTCCGGTCGGCGGGCGCCGCTGCGGCGGGGATGGTGACGCTGGCGGGGACCGCGAGCGCGGCCGAGGATGCCGGTCACACGGAGCCGACCTATCCCTCCGTGGCGTGGTTCCAGCGCGAGCAACGCAACTACGCGAAGACGCAGGAAGCACCGCGCGAGCAGGCCACCGATCCGGCGTTCCAGCAGCACTGGCAGGCACAGAGCGCCCGGAACCTCGCCGACTTCCGGACCCGCACGGTCGAAGAACCGCGCTGGAACAGCGGGGGCAACCTCTGCAAGGAGTACGCCGAACAGTGTGTCGGCGACCCCTTCAGCTACGAGGCGGGAACGACGTACGGCGACCGACACACATACGACGGTATCGAGCGCCGGCGTGTCGCGTTCCACGATTCGGGCCTCGACAGTGACGCCGGCGGCGCCCGCCTCTCCGGGTGGGTCTGGGCCCCCGCCGACAGCGAACCGGGGGACGACCTGCCGGGCGTCGTCATCACGAACGGCTCCGTGCAGGCCTCACAGACGCTGTACTGGTGGTTCGCCGACACGCTCGTCGCGAACGGCTACGTCGTCATGACCTACGATCCGCGCGGACAGGGCCGCTCGGACACGACCACGCCGGATGGCACCCGTGGGACGAACGCCGACCCCACCGTGTTCGTCACGAACCAGGTCGACGCCATCGACCTGTTCCGGGCGACACCGACGAACCGGTACCCGCACAACACGGAGACGCCGACCGAGGTGCCCGCACCAATCGCCGAGTACAACCCCTTCCACGAACGGCTGGATCGGGACCGTCTCGGCATCGTCGGGCACTCGCTGGGCGCGACCGGTGTCAGCGTCGTACAGGGGATCTCGGATGCCGACTGGCCCGGCGCCATCGACGACCACAACCCGGTCGACGCCGCGGTCGCGTGGGACAACCTGGCCGACCCGGACGAGCAGCTCGCCGGCGCGTCGGGCGACACCCTCGCGGGCTTCGGCGTGACACCACGCGTCCCGGCGATGGGCCAGTCCGGCGACTACTACCTCACGCCACAACCGAAGACCGAACCGCCCGAAGCGGACGCGAAGACCGGCGGCCTCGAGGCCTGGCGCGACGCCGGCGTCGACAGCTACCAGGTGAACGTCCGCGGCGGCACGCATTACGAGTGGTCGCTCATCCCGACCTTCCCGGCCACGTCCTGGGAGTTCGGCAACCCGATGGCCGACCACTACTCGCTCGCGTGGCTCGACCGCTACCTCAAGCGGCCAGACGAACAGGGGTACCACTCCGCGGACGACCGGCTGCTGCAGGACGACAAGTGGCGCGACCGCCTCTCGTTCTACTACCGCTCGGCACGCGACTTCACCACCCGGAGCAAGCAGGTCCGGAACTGCCGGGACATCAGGGCCGGCTGCGACGGCGCCACGCCGCCCGGCCAGGAGTGA